The genomic segment GCTGATTTCCGATGGCGGCGTCACGCCTGAGCGTTTCCATCAGACGCTCGAACACTGCCTCGAACCGCACCAGCGCTCCGGCGAGCCGTTCTACGATGTCGCCGAGGTCGTGCTCGAAGCAGGGTTCGACATCAACGCGATCCATCCGGACCAGGGCCGCACTCTACTGCACGGGGCAGCCAATCGCGGGACGGTCAAAGCGGTTGAATGGCTACTGAGCCGGGGAGCCGATCCAAACGCCCGGGATCGTGAAGGACGAACGCCGCTGCATGCGGCAGCGATGCGGAATACATCAACGGCGGTTGTGAAGATGCTCATCAACGCGGGGGCAGATGCGAATGCGGAAGATGATGCGAATCTAATTCCGCACGACTATGCCCGGGAGAAGAATAGAACTTCTGTGGTACGATTTCTGTCTGGATTGGAATAGAACTCACGCATTAGCAAAACCAAAGTGATCGCTTCTGTTTTTTTACTCCGTTACGTATGACCGCCGAGCACGTTATGTAAGACTTCAGACTCGTCGTCTAACATTAATGCGTATGCGAGTATCTGCGGCTGAATCTTCGCTATTCTTTTCAAGTTCTGGCTTCTCCTCGCCTTCGTGACGAATTTCAGCTTCATATTCTCAGTTGAGATGTTCAACTGGCTCAACGAAATGACCAAGATCCCACTTGTCAGCATTGTCGAGGCATCCGGTTATGTTTTCGGGTTCACTTTGCTCTCGATCATCTTTCTGGGACTTGTCTGTGGATACGCCTGCGGAAACAGGCTGGCAAGAGCTGCGTGGCGGCGCGGGTACGCCCGGAGCTTTGCCGGGGGAATCATCTTATTGATCGTTGCCTCCGTGTTTTTGGTGACTCGAATGGCATAGTCACAATCTCTTCCGCTGTTTGCTCCGATCAAACCATCTTTCCTGTAAGGGCGACGATACAACGTCTCAAACAGACAGAACCATAACACGAAAACGATTCCGATGCCGTAGAGAATCCCCAGCGCGTAGCCTGCCCAGGGGGAGGTGATTCGAAGTCTCGCAACCGTCCAGATGAAATATGCGGTTCCGACGCAGAAAGCCAACGGAACGCCGATCAACAGCACGATGAGAAAAAGCAGGCGTGGAGCGTTCAACTGCTCAACAAGAGCGAACACCCCCAGCCACAGTAGCAACACGATCGTCCATCCAGCCACAATCGCAAAACAGCAGACGCCGACTTGGCCAAGAAGATCCAGCACTCGTCGAGTCAGCGATGGCATCCAGCTCTCCGTTCGCTGCTGAAACCTCAATAGAAATCCCCGGCCACACCCCCCTCGACAAATGTCGACACTTTTTCGAACTTTCTTCTGGCTTTTGGGTGTGCGCCCGTTCTATCGTCGGGAGTAATGGATACCGATTTCGTTTTCGCAGTTCAAGCGTCTGCGCAGGCGAATGTTGAGAACGGAGTGATCATAAACTCGCGAGATTAGACTGCAGGGCAATCGAGAGACGATGACCGGAGTGTTGCAAACTTTCCGGACTTTGTGGAACCGCCGGGGCACTTCCTGCTCCACTCGGAGGCGACGATTCTCGATGACGCCGTCGGTGACGACCGCAATTCTGGGATCACCCGCGCGGCGACTTCAGAGCTTCGCCCGGCTCGGCTCGGCTTCCGAACAATGTGAGCCGCGACTTCTCCTGAGTGGAGTGGCCGACGATCAGGACGACGGAACGGCTCCCGAGCTTCAGCTCTCAGAAAGTACGATCCTGGGCCGCAATCTGGCGACCGGGATGTGGACGATGAGTCGGCACGTCGGCTCTGAGATCATCAATCTCGAGATCGGCGTCTGGACGCCCGACAAAGCCTGGAGCTACATCAATACAGGCGACTTCAACGGCGACGGTCGGGCCGATCTGTTTGGCGTCGATCAGTACGGGGAACTGTTCGTCAGTCTGATCGACGAAGCGATCCTCGATGGCGACGCGACGCTGCAGGTGCAGTCGTACGGCAACTGGGGAACGCAGGTGCCGTGGGTCGATGTCCGTGTTGGCGACTTTAACGGCGATCAACTCGATGATATCGCTGTGCGGAACTCCAGAACCGGTCGCTGGGTCGTTGGTGGAAATACCGGCGACGAGCAATTCTCGCTGGCCGTAGCGGGAACGTGGCCGACATCGCGGACCTGGGTGGATGTCCGTGTCGGCGACTTCAATGGCGATGGCTTCGACGACCTGATTGGTCGGGATCTCCAGTACGGACGATGGATGCTGGCCCAGTCCGATGGCCAGCCGCAGCCGACCTTCACATACGCCTACTACGCGGAGTGGTCCAGCTCGGTCGACTGGCAGGATGTCACAATTGTGGACCTGAATCACGACGGCCGTGACGAACTTCTCGCTCGCAACGCCAGTGCCCAGGTCTGGTGGAACACGCTCAGCACAGACGAGGCGGCGATCACCCAGAGCTACGGCAAGTACTCGAACACGGCCGAGTGGACCGACTGGTCGATCATCGACACCGACAGCGAACGTCCGCCGATGGTGCTGGCCCGTCACGTGGCGAGTGGGTGGTGGTTTCTTGGTGAACGGATCGAGGACCGGCTTGTCGTCCGCCGCGTCAGCAAGTGGGCTCAACAGGTCGAATGGACCGATGTTTCGACCGTCGATCTGCGGGGAACGGGAAACTATCAGGTGATTGGACGCAATCCGATTACCGGAGCCTGGGTTTCATCGGAACTGATCCGTCCTTCCATCGCTGCTCAAACGGGGCTCGACTACGCGACGTCCGCGAAAGTGGCCTTCCGCTGGGATCCGACGACACTCTGGAACAATGTCGGATCAACAGACGGACTCCCACCAGGCGGCAAGGCTCCAGGCTACGCGGAATCGATCGCTCCGGTGGATGACGATCCTGATCTGTCGCGTGTACTGATTATCGGTGACTCGATTTCGATCGGTTATACGCTGACTGTTCGCGAGGAGCTGGCCGGCGTGGCCAATGTGCATCGTCCAGCAGACAACGCGCGAATGACAACCTATGGTCTCGAGCATCTCACCGAATGGATCACGGTGAATGGCAACCGAAGATGGGATGCCATTTACTTCAATTTCGGCCTGCACGACATGGTCTATGTCGATGAGAATGGGATCGGGACCACTCCGGAGCTGGGGACCTTTCGCACGACTCCCGACCAGTATCAGCAGAACCTGATGCTGATTGCGACGCTGCTGCAATCGACCGGAGCGACTGTGATCTTCGGCAATACGACCCCGATTCCCGAAGGAGCACCGAACCGATTGCCGGAGACCGTCGACATCTATAATCAGGCCGCCGCAGAAGTCATGGCTCAGCTCGGCATTCCGATTCACGATCTCAACAGTTTCGTCGCCGGTCATTCGATGCCGCTGCACATCACCTCGGACATCCACTTCACCGAGTACGGCTCCATGGAACTCGGCAAGGAAGTGGCGAGATATATCGGCGATGCACTCAGTCAACGGCCATAACGAGAAGCCGCTGACTGACTTGCCGGGGATCTGGTTGTCGATGATACTCGACGGATCATTCTACCCGTCGATACTCCTCCTCGAAGAGATCTCCGCATGCGCCTTGCCGAAATCATCTCCTGTCTTCATCGCCTCTGTTTTGTTGCAACTTTGGCTCTGCTGATAACGTGCCTGAACGGAACGAAAGTTCGATCGGCAGAGAAGTCGACTCAACCGAACATTGTGCTGATTCTCGTGGACGATATGGGGTACGGCGACCCGGGCTGTTACAACCAGCAGTCGAAATGCAGAACGCCGCACATTGATCGACTGGCAGCCGAGGGGATGAAATTCACCGATGCTCATGCGGCCGGGGGAGTTTGTCATCCGTCTCGATACGGCCTGCTGACTGGTCGCTATCCGTTTCGTCACAATCGGAACTGGCGGCACGAACCACTGATCGCTGAAGAGGACGAGACGATTCCGGAGATGCTGCAGCGAGCCGGATATACGACGCACATGGTCGGCAAATGGCACCTCGGCTTCGACAATGGCCCCGACTACAACTTCGAGAAAGGCCTGACCGGCGGCCCGGTCGATCGCGGTTTCCAGACTTACTTCGGCATGCCGGCTTCGCTCGATATCCCGCCGTACTATTACATCGAAGGCCGGATGGCATCGCCGCAGCCCACTCTGCCGATTGCGGCGAATTCGTCTCCCGGATGGAGTCCGATTCAGGGCGCGTTCTGGCGAGCAGGACTGCGAGCCGGCAATTTCATTATGGAAGACGTCCTCGACGAATTTGGCCGGC from the Rubinisphaera margarita genome contains:
- a CDS encoding FG-GAP-like repeat-containing protein, whose protein sequence is MTPSVTTAILGSPARRLQSFARLGSASEQCEPRLLLSGVADDQDDGTAPELQLSESTILGRNLATGMWTMSRHVGSEIINLEIGVWTPDKAWSYINTGDFNGDGRADLFGVDQYGELFVSLIDEAILDGDATLQVQSYGNWGTQVPWVDVRVGDFNGDQLDDIAVRNSRTGRWVVGGNTGDEQFSLAVAGTWPTSRTWVDVRVGDFNGDGFDDLIGRDLQYGRWMLAQSDGQPQPTFTYAYYAEWSSSVDWQDVTIVDLNHDGRDELLARNASAQVWWNTLSTDEAAITQSYGKYSNTAEWTDWSIIDTDSERPPMVLARHVASGWWFLGERIEDRLVVRRVSKWAQQVEWTDVSTVDLRGTGNYQVIGRNPITGAWVSSELIRPSIAAQTGLDYATSAKVAFRWDPTTLWNNVGSTDGLPPGGKAPGYAESIAPVDDDPDLSRVLIIGDSISIGYTLTVREELAGVANVHRPADNARMTTYGLEHLTEWITVNGNRRWDAIYFNFGLHDMVYVDENGIGTTPELGTFRTTPDQYQQNLMLIATLLQSTGATVIFGNTTPIPEGAPNRLPETVDIYNQAAAEVMAQLGIPIHDLNSFVAGHSMPLHITSDIHFTEYGSMELGKEVARYIGDALSQRP